From Lucilia cuprina isolate Lc7/37 chromosome 4, ASM2204524v1, whole genome shotgun sequence:
TTACTGTCATAGACgtcaaatattttcataacataaatctttttaatataCTGTTAAAACACCCTGTTAGCAAATATATCAACCATTAGTTGCTGAACAATAATCAGAtataattatatgtaaaaaaattttgtattttttcgaacctattttaattttttatttatttaaacagaaaataacaCGATTTATGCATAaggttttttacaaattctcaaatagtagaaaatttaataaaaatctcgaAATTTCTATACTGTACTGGGagcaaactttttaaaaagtgccttttttgaagcaaattaataaaaattatattatctttgatttttgaaacaaaaggaTTTGTacttttctaaaacatttttttgtatgtacaataattttaactacaaacaatttcacataataattatatgaaaaggataaattaataatattaacaactttataaaattaaaatgtgtttCATAATTAGATCCATTAGACAAAACGGATGTATAACTTTGTACCGAAGTATTTTCAGACGGCGTCGATTTTCCTTCAAATTCATAATACGCACGAAAACCATTACGATCAAAACGATCGTTTGTATAGAAGGACACTCTGAAGAAACGATCATCTGAAcgtatttcaaatttatcaCGTTTGCCacaatattttggaaatttacgATCCGTActgataaaatttgaaaattcaacataatcacTGGCTGTTAGATAACCgcaactaaatatataaaaaatttaaaattgtaaataaaaacataaagacagaaaaaataattaattaaaacattattaatttttttttaatatttgagagGTTTTGGGTCGAAAATTACCTGTCTATTCCCTCCACatcgaaaaaactaaaattaatctTGACCTTTTCCTCAAATTCACCATAGAAAAGATAGTGACAAGCAATGTTTTGTGGATAAAGACCTGGAAAATTTGGCGAAGTAAAAAATCCAGTTTTCTTTGTTGTactattgtaaataaaactgCAATTGTGACCCAATTGATAGCCAGTAGTTATACCATAATCTTGTGAAAATTGATTAGTATAAAATAGATATATAAAttgtaagttttatattaaatatttgcaaaatattggatgtattttttttttgaacatatgTCGGGATGTAGTACATTGTTGATAGAAACaaatagattttaatataaagcttagccttttttcttattaaaatatttgtaatacagAACCTTGTTTGATTTGAAGTTTAGTTTAAcagtttaaatatgtatataccctACTCaaaaaggtgaagggtataaaacataataatttaactttaataagaTAGAATCAGTAGAAAAGTATGTTCTTAATTTTAGATGCCATGAATTGTCACAAAATcgaattaaaaaatgttgtttgcgTCCGTCGTTTATAAATCATTTCATGGTATTTTTCATGGCTtttcatttagatattttaaagtttttgtcttttctattttttatgctTGACTTTATAAGGCAGAAAAATTACCACTCTCTCTTCTGATTCTaccttttagttttaaaagaattattcATTTGAATATTACAGGCTAAGCTTTACACaccaataattattaaattttgaaattacaatCTTTTATAACTTACTTGTTAGAAACTTGTACTCTGCTTTGAAACCGTAGTATCCAACTTTTTGATGATTCGTAGGATATTTACCAATAAATTGTAACATTAGTTTAGGACCTTTCGACATTATAGGCTTGGGTAAAAATGCCCCACAATAAAAATCAACCGGCTCATACTTTCCCTTAACTTGTGTCAACAATTGTAAAGAATCATTTGGTTTACATTCTGATGAATTTTTATGTTCGGTTGGTATATTAAAGTCGAGAAATTTAATTTGAACACGTTCATCACCACTGgcataaaattcataaatacatTCGATACGCCCTGTGTTGTGGAACGGTACTAGATTGTTTACATTCGCCAATCTGACATTTGATGTAAACAGCTGATTCGATTCAAATACCCCTGTTTTATTCCAACGCGAGTCATAAATTTCTTTGCAATTTcctagaaaaataaacaaataaaatatgagtgatttataacaaaaaaaaaaaaaaaaaatacatacatacaaaaacaattgaTGTTTTTACGCaagcttaaaaaagttttgattgtaaacaattttagtcattataacataaacaaacaattgagCAAGATGTGGCATGTCGAAGACAATCGTTTAGCGACATTTACTCGAATTTGTGATGAAATTGCTGAGGAACGTAGTTACTTAAATAAAGCAAAGATTTTGGAGAATTTTTTGCGCAAGGGCTGTAATAAAAAGGAATTCCAAGGCGATACTTTACTATGGATACGCATGTTAATACCTGGAGATTCTCAACGtgtttataatttacaaaataaacaaatggtGAAACTGTTTTCGCGGCTTTTTAATAGCGATGCCCATGAAATGCAATTAGATTTGGAACAAGGTATTATAAAGTAGAAAATTCCTATAAATCAAGATTATTAGGGAATGGACTTTGTATTAGATAATCACATTACGAtcacaaaatttgttaatataattaccataattttaaatatgtttcttagataaatttaaatgtaactttttaaatatttcattttagagGGAGATGTTTCAGAAACTTTGCGTAAATTCTTTGAATCTTCCACAAAATTAAAACCTCAAAAGAATAGTAGTTTGTATTTACAAGAAGTGGaagagtttttacaaaaattggagcAACGTACTAAGGAAGATGAACAAACGGAGCTATTAAGGCAGCTTTGTAAACAAACTACTGCAACTGATTTAAAAATGGTAATTTCGACacgaaatattttgcaaaatgttaaaatcgATTCACAATTTCAAAACTTATATGTACCGATTTCCAGATCATTCGAATAATAAAACAAGATCTTCGAATGAATGCGAAAGCTAGTCATGTATTGGCTGCTTTTGGCCCCATGGCTTATGCATCCTATCAAGCTACCAGAGATTTGGAGCAGGTTGTAaagcaattttcatttaaaaatgctAAAGATAGCAAAAAAGCTGATTTGGTACCGGTGGCAGCAGTTAAAGGAAAAAAGGTTGGTAAATTAATAATACTAGACCTTCCCAGCTCTGAACGGTATTTTTATCTTAGAATAGTGTAGTTGTTAGAAGAATAGCAATTTTCATGACAGGATCCTTGAGAATGATTTCAACTAAAATGGATGTTAACGTATTTATCATCATAATACAAGAATTTAAGCTTACATTAATGACTAGATATTAATTACTGAAATTCCAAACTCACAGAACCCTCCGTTTTATAATcccaaaataatcaaaattattgcTGTTACCTCCAGGCTGATATATGGAACGTACAAACTTCAGAATAAACCACAGTCAAGCAGCAATCAACTTCATGACAAACGTTTATGTAACATCAAGATTAATACAGAAGCGCTTGTCCTCCTTAAACTTGTGTTGGAACGAaggtacaaaaattttttgtcatcTCTGGATACCATAAATGTGCTAGCAATGCAATTTAATTTAcccaaaattaaaaatcttattcTTTTTTGTCACTGTCCTAAACCAAATGATTtactaaaatttctatttaacaaTATCCTATCAGAATCAGCTTCATTGTACATTTCAACTGAAAATATGATCACTTCTACTTCTGacttcaaataaaatgtttcaataacTTGTAAAAgggaaatatttatgattttcagTTGGAGAGTGCAATCACATAATCATTTAATTGATCctcttaaaaacatataaatatgaatACCTTTTTAGGGCAAAGTGGTTAATGTTCAAGTCATGACACCAATATCTCCCATGTTAGCTAATGCATGTAATTCCGTAGAAGATGCTTTTAAGAAAAGTCCCAATGGTTTATTTAGTGAAATTAAATACGATGGCGAAAGAGTGCAAATTCACAAGCAGGGAAATGAatttaagtaagtttttttaagaaaaattatacattattatgtggtttaatatttaaaaactgaaaattcatttcagattttttagtCGTAATTTAAAACCTGTTATGGAACACAAAGTTAAACGATTTAAGGAATTCATACCCAAGGTACAAGGAAATGTAACAGTATAAATAAATCgttttattacatatatattatttattattatttaggcTTTTCCTGGAGCTGGTGATATGATATTGGATTCTGAAATTATTTTAGTTGATACGATAACAGGTGAACTATTGCCTTTCGGTTCTTTAGGGGCCCATAAGAAAAAAGAGTATCAGAACGCTGAAGTCTGTCTTTTTGTATTTGATTGTATATTGTTTAAAGGAGAAGATCTAACAAATGtgtatgtttaaacaaatattgtttaaaataattcattacattaaactcaaaatttttcttgtagatCTTTTAGGGAAAGGCGTAAAATATTAGAGGATAATATAACACCTATTAAATCATACGTCCAATTATCAGAATCTCATTTTctcaaaactaaaaatgaatTGTCTCTAATGACAGCTAAAGTTTTGAAAGCCAATTTAGAAGGAGTAGTTTTGAAAGATCCCTCTGGCACTTATCAGCCTGGCAAGCGAGGTTGGTTGAAAGTTAAAAAAGATTATCTTTTTGGGGGTCGTATGGCTGATACTGCAGATTTGGTATGTTTAGGTGCGTCTTATGGTTCCGGTAAGAAAGGAGGTGTTCTTAGTATATTCCTAATGGGTTGTTATGATCGGCGAGATCGTTTGTGGAAAACGGTGACAAAAGTACATACTGGTTTGGATGATAAAACACGTTTGGAAATGCATGATCATTTAATGAAACTTATGGAAAGATCTGATGGAAAACAGGCTCCCTCATGGTTTTTGTGCAATAAACCCTTAATACCAGATTTTGTTGCAAAAGATCCAAAAGTTATGCCTGTATGGGAAATAACCGGTGCGGAATTTACAAAATCTAGTGAACATACAGCATCTGGCATATCAATACGATTTCCTCGTATAACACGTTTAAGAGATGACAAGTCAGCAGAGCAAGCAAATGATTTGGAACTTTTGGAGAAATTGTATGAAGCctcaaaaaataatgtaaatgttGATTTATTAATTAAGGGTTGTGATAACGATGGCGACAACAAAAATGATAAAGtcaaaataaatagtaaaattaatttacaaaaaactccTAAGAAAACTATACAACCAGAAGATAATGTTTCACCCTGCagcagtaaaaaaattaaagccgAAACTCCCAGTTCCAGTAGTAGGAAAAGACAACTGGTAGAAGATAATGACaaactacaaaataataaaaaaattaaaacagaacctTTAGATAACAATGATAAGAAAACTTCCCGCAAGCAATTGACTTTAGATAGTGCCTTTAAAACATCAACTAACATTAAGAAGGAAGAAAAGGCTGATCAAGttgtaaaaattgaaaaagaaagtaatttatttaagaatgtTGCAGcctattttgaaaatgttaaaagctCCACTGAGGTGATTAAACACTTTAAAGCCCACAGTGGTATAGTTACCACAGATCCAAAGAAAGCTGATTTGGTTTTTTATGAATCCTataatgttaatgtaaaattaagtGATTGTAGAGAAAAGTATAGGAAAACTAGTCatcatttaaatatacaatGGTTAAACGAATGTATAAAACAGAGAAAATTATTAGATTATGGTCTTTAtgcaatttgtataaattaatgtaattatgtaaatacacaaaataaaaaaataacatttgttaacatttaaactcaatttattttattttattgaatatcGTCGTTTCTCcgctattttattttgtaatttcgcTAATTACATTTGATCGCCATTTCtgatctataaatatttaaaaagttacacataacagattttgtttaaagcattttggagcaaaataatttgttttaatcgtCAAATAGCAGATGTTTAAGATTTATATTCTTAATTCTATCCAACGTAAGTAAAGTATTAACAGGCGTacgattttttgtttctttttgtaggGTGAAAGTGTTAATCCTAAGATTTAGGTAGCTAATCAATGGTTTATAACCttttataatgatttaaaaatgtttttttttgaaaagattttataaatttaagtataaattcAGTAGGTATATTTTCTTAACATGTTAGCAGTAGATCCATAAACAAGCCtaatatagattattttttaaatctattgtACTAAAGTTTTGAGTCTATCAATTGCTGGACTGGTTACAAAAAAGTagcattttaatatatttttagataaaatatgggaaaactcaaaataaagtaCTTACGTATCTGATTATATGTAAGTGATTATAAGAGTACtaaaaagtaatgcagacggtaagtaGCAGTCATttaaaaagtaagtggttatgtatGTACAAACCATAACCGTGttattgttagacattttcttgaataaatatttaaaaagttacacataacagattttgtttaaagcattttggagcaaaataatttgttttaatcgtCAAATAGCAGATGTTTAAGATTTATATTCTTAATTCTATCCAACGTAAGTAAAGTATTAACAGGCGTacgattttttgtttctttttgtaggGTGAAAGTGTTAATCCTAAGATTTAGGTAGCTAATCAATGGTTTATAACCttttataatgatttaaaaatgtttttttttgaaaagattttataaatttaagtataaattcAGTAGGTATATTTTCTTAACATGTTAGCAGTAGATCCATAAACAAGCCtaatatagattattttttaaatctattgtACTAAAGTTTTGAGTCTATCAATTGCTGGACTGGTTACAAAAAAGTagcattttaatatatttttagataaaatatgggaaaactcaaaataaagtaCTTACGTATCTGATTATATGTAAGTGATTATAAGAGTACtaaaaagtaatgcagacggtaagtaGCAGTCATttaaaaagtaagtggttatgtatGTACAAACCATAACCGTGttattgttagacattttcttgaATCTTTTGTGTAAAAgtcattttaatttgtataattttcgaTTAAAAGTTTCATGATCAGACgggatttttatgtaaaattctcTCTctcaataccaaaaaaaaaaaaaacacaacagttgtagaaaatgcttttaataataaatgtttaaaagctttttattttcatatttctatCATTTAACTATTATGGATATGTATCAGTAGTCTAAAATACTTGAACAAGTGCACAACaaatttaagaataataaaaaaacaccgtCAATACATTCAAAATGTgtatagaatttattatattgGCAATTGTagcagttattttattttatcgttGGGCTACAACAAATGATGGCTATTTTAAAAAACGCAATTTACCCTTTGACAAGCCCATATTTTTATTGGGTAGCGGTAAGGATATAATATTCGGCAAGAAATCAGTTTTACAAACATTATGTGAATTCTACAATAAAGAAGATGACATGTAGGTTAAATAATTTCACCACGACAcagaaaaatttcatttcattaccAGTTACAGTAAATTGAAgtgttaaaaaagattttaaaatagtttttatgctTCATCAGTTTTCGTATTTCTCACCAAAagttttttactaaaacattgaaaaaatatgGTCAGTCGaatttttaaccaaatatcTAATTTGGCCTCTGCTAGGTTTGTGTCTTTTAGTAGTGAGATCGTGGATTCGTTTCCCACCTGAAGCACTAGTAAAAGCGTGAACAACAGCTCAAtggaggcctaggtgtatttcttccgatttgatgtaaaaaaataataaaatatattcaccAAACATAATCATATGTTCCCATTAAACGATCGATTATTTtggtaaacaatattttgtttaattttacttttaacttCTTATTTCCTCAAAAAATTAAGCGTCTATGGTGTTTTCGATGGTCGTCAACCAGTATATCTAGTACGAGATCCACAACTAGTGAAGAATGTTATGATAAAAGATTTTGATCATTTCGTAAATCGTCGTAATTTCATAGATACCGGAGGTAGTGGCAATTTAATTACATACTCATTATTTTTCTTGCAAAACGAAACATGGCGTGATATGCGCAACACTTTAAGTCCAGCATTTACCGGCAGTAAAATGCGACAAATGTTTAAACTTATTGTCTCTGAAATAGAAGAGTCCATGAAATATCTCAACGATGAAATACACAATAATGGTTCGAAAGAAAATGGTTTAGAGTTGGATGTTAAAGATTTTACTTCTCGTTTAACGGTCGATATAATAGCATCTACAGCATTTGGTTTGAAAGCcaattcgtttaaaaataagaacaatGAATTCTATACTAAAgctcaaaaaacaattaagtttACAGCACTGcagcaaattaaattaatggTTATTGATTTATTTCCTCGAGTGGCGAGGGTAAGTTTGAAAGTTTTTTCTctttgaaactaaaaaaattaacagttgGATTAATTATATTCCCATAAATTGCAGATATTTAAACTAGCTTTGTTTAACAAGGATTTTGTAGATTATTTCAAGCGTTTGGTTTTAGATGCTATGAAATATCGTGTTGAAAACAATATTCAACGTCCCGATATGATTAATCTTTTAATGGAAGCTAGAGGCATGATACCAACTGATAGCCCAAAAACTCATTTTCGTGAATGGAGTGATGTTGAAGTAGTAGCACAATGTTTCCTGTTCTTTTTTGCCGGTATGGAACCATCATCGGCTATTATGAGTTTTAGTGTACACGAGCTTATGGAACATGCCGAAGTACAGGAAAAACTTTACCAAGAAATACTTCAATATAGTGAAGATTCGGAAAATGAATCCGTTACGTATGATGCTTTGAAAAGAATGCCTTATATGGATAAAGTTGTGTCTGAAATGTTGCGCAAATGGCCGGTTACCTTAGTAACGGATCGTGTATGTAATAAAGACTACATCTACGAATCGAATAATAAGAGGCTTGAAATTAAAAAGGGTGAAATACTACGTATACCAATGTGTGCCATACATAGAGATCCCAAATATTATTCTGAACCAGATATTATAGATCCTGAACGATTTAGTGctgaaaataaaacgaaaatagaAGATTGTGCATATTTACCATTTGGTTTGGGTCCCAGAATATGCATaggttattttaatatattgacTTTCTATTGGTAATGTTATTCATATATTTAACGATTTATAATTTCAGCTAATCGTTTCGCTATAATGGAGATTAAggcttttattttctatttattacgAGATTACCGTTTGGAGGCATCAACGAAAACAATGAGAcctttagaattaaaaaaatccgGTTTACAACTTGTACCGGAAAAGGGTTTTTGGATACAAGTTGTACCAcgcaaataacatttttatattttttaaattgatttattttagatttttaataatttacaaataataaatataataaaataattggaACTAATTATTTATATGTCGGCTGGAACGAGCCACAATAAgggaaaaagtattttatttaaaatataggtACTAGatttacttttgaaaaaataattatttccgTAAAATtgatcgattttttgagttggaccatttgacacgaaattgccttttttacaaacataatatatttttgaagatGATGTTAATAAATTTACGTGGGaggggtattatgcgtttgttttAATGTCGCACGAATATTGGCCCAACACCTTAACCGATCggctaagggcgagtttttctgataaagataatcttcattctttggttaaatctggtttaatatatgtttcgtgtttctcagttatcagtaaagttacatattatcttagattaactgagtgtaattggccaattgaactcaagttataagtgagaaaacacaattaacaaaaataaaaaaacaatgatttcggaagaac
This genomic window contains:
- the LOC111690749 gene encoding probable cytochrome P450 9f2 (The RefSeq protein has 11 substitutions compared to this genomic sequence), which produces MWIEFIILAIVAAILFYRWATTNNGYFKKRNLPFDKPIFLLGSGKDIIFGKKSVLQTLCEFYNKEDDIVYGVFDGRQPVYLVRDPQLVKNVMIKDFDHFVNRRNFIDTGGSGNLITYSLFFLQNETWRDMRNTLSPAFTGSKMRQMFKLIVSEIEESMKYLNDEIHNNGSKETGLELDVKDFTSRLTVDIIASTAFGLTVNSFKNKNNEFYTKAQKTIKFTALQQIKIMVIDLFPRVARIFKLALFNKDFVDYFKRLVLDAMKYRVEKNIQRPDMINLLMEARGMIPTDSPKTHFREWSDVEVVAQCFLFFFAGMEPSSAIMSFSVHELMEHAEVQEKLYQEILQYSEDSENESVTYDALKRMPYMDKVVSEMLRKWPVTLVTDRVCNKDYIYESNNKRLEIKKGEILRIPMCAIHRDPKYYSEPDIIDPERFSAENKTKIEDAAYLPFGLGPRICIANRFAIMEIKAFLFYLLRDYRLEASPKTMRPLELKKSGLQLVPEKGFWIQVVPRK
- the LOC111690748 gene encoding DNA ligase 3, with the translated sequence MFLRKLKKVLIVNNFSHYNINKQLSKMWHVEDNRLATFTRICDEIAEERSYLNKAKILENFLRKGCNKKEFQGDTLLWIRMLIPGDSQRVYNLQNKQMVKLFSRLFNSDAHEMQLDLEQEGDVSETLRKFFESSTKLKPQKNSSLYLQEVEEFLQKLEQRTKEDEQTELLRQLCKQTTATDLKMIIRIIKQDLRMNAKASHVLAAFGPMAYASYQATRDLEQVVKQFSFKNAKDSKKADLVPVAAVKGKKGKVVNVQVMTPISPMLANACNSVEDAFKKSPNGLFSEIKYDGERVQIHKQGNEFKFFSRNLKPVMEHKVKRFKEFIPKAFPGAGDMILDSEIILVDTITGELLPFGSLGAHKKKEYQNAEVCLFVFDCILFKGEDLTNVSFRERRKILEDNITPIKSYVQLSESHFLKTKNELSLMTAKVLKANLEGVVLKDPSGTYQPGKRGWLKVKKDYLFGGRMADTADLVCLGASYGSGKKGGVLSIFLMGCYDRRDRLWKTVTKVHTGLDDKTRLEMHDHLMKLMERSDGKQAPSWFLCNKPLIPDFVAKDPKVMPVWEITGAEFTKSSEHTASGISIRFPRITRLRDDKSAEQANDLELLEKLYEASKNNVNVDLLIKGCDNDGDNKNDKVKINSKINLQKTPKKTIQPEDNVSPCSSKKIKAETPSSSSRKRQLVEDNDKLQNNKKIKTEPLDNNDKKTSRKQLTLDSAFKTSTNIKKEEKADQVVKIEKESNLFKNVAAYFENVKSSTEVIKHFKAHSGIVTTDPKKADLVFYESYNVNVKLSDCREKYRKTSHHLNIQWLNECIKQRKLLDYGLYAICIN